TGAAACATTGCCGATCAAAATAAAAATATCAATAATAACAATCGCCACAATACATAAAACGATGAACTTTGTTTTTTTATTATTTGTTAATCGATAATAATAACTATTCATTTTGTCTCCCTTTATAAGGCCACCATGAATCAACAATCATCCAAGGTGGCTTCACCATATTCATCATTTTTTATTTATTATATTCCGTGGTGTAAGATTCTTTATACTGTCCAGGTAATATTCTCCCTGTCTCCTCATCCCAATATCCGTTTACGGAATAGCTGCTAGAACTTACATTATTATTCTCAGCCGTTAACCTAACATTAGCGGCATTCGCACCTGCATTGCCTTTAACATAATGATTGCGCCCACTATTTAAACCGCCGCTACCAGCTGTAACTTTCACTGAAGGAGATACGTTCGTGCCGTTGCTTTTTTCGAGCCAATACGTCGTTACCGTATTAGTTCCTTCTGTTGATTTATACATTCTCACCTTCCATGTATTCCGTTCTGTAGTCGTTTGGCGATACTCTGTGCCTGTGTACAGTTTGCTTGATCTTTCAGAATCGTAAATGAATAATTCGTATTCTCATTCCCAGCCTCAACTGAAAGCGTTCCTAACCCGATTGAGCAAGCTAAAATAGTACCTAATGCTATTACTCTTACTTTTCCCATAAAATTCCTCCTGAAATTTATTATTGAACAGATTAATGATATAAGAACGGCGAGTATGTGAAGTTTCAGAATTAAAACGCGAAACACCAGATCTGAAATCATGGGAGTGACAATGCACAGATGAATACTCTTAAACAAAGCATGGTAAAAACACCGCTCATCATCGAGCGGTGTTTTCATTCGTTTTCCCATAAAAAAAGCCGTTTAACATGTAAGTTAAACGGCCTTCACTGCTATTTAGATTTTTTAACGGTTACTTTTGTTGCTTTTCCTGTATTGCCCGCTTTGTCTTTTGCTGAGACGTATAATGCGGATCCTGCTTTTTTCTTGCTGATTTTGATGGAGAAGTTCCCCTTACTGTCAGCTTTTGCCGTTCCGATGTTTTTATTGCTGTACTTCACGGTTACGCTTGAACCGATTTCCGCTTTACCAGTTACTTTTGTTGCTTTGTCGTTTACTTCATTCACTTTCGGTGCACCTGGAGCGGTTTTATCTTTAACCGTTACTTTTGCTGCTTTTCCTGTATTGCCCGCTTTGTCTTTTGCTGAGGCATATAATGCGGACCCTGCTTTTTTCTTGCTGATTTTAATGGAGAAGTTCCCCTTTTTATCAGCGGTTGCCGTTCCGACGTTTTTATTGTTGTATTTCACGGTAACGGTTGAACCGATTTCCGCTTTACCAGTTACTGAAGTAGCTTTATCGCTTACTTCATTCACTTTCGGTGCATCTGGGGCTGTTTTATCGAGAACAGTCACGGTTGCCGCCTTGCTTTCACGTTTTGCTAAGTCTGTAGCTGTGACTGAAAGTTTTGTGCCAGCCTTTTGCTTGCTGATTTTCACTTTGAAATTCCCTTTGCTGTCCGTGTTACCTGAACCAATCACTTTTTTTGCGCTATTTTTGATCGTGATTTTCATGTCCGCTTGCGATTGACCCGTTACATACGTATCTTTGTCACTCAAAGCTTTAACAGTTGGTTTGTTAGGGGTTGCACCCTTATTCACGTATACTTTGATTGAAGATACTGCTAGTTTGGAAGAATCAGAGATATTCACAGTAAGCAGCTGCGCAGCTTTTTGGACCGGAATACTAACGGTAAACGTTCCATTAGCTGCCGCCGTTCCTTTACCGAGCGTTTTGTTTCCGCTTTTCACTTCGATTACTGAACCTTTTTTAGCTGAACCAGTCAGTTTTGTTTGCGTATCCATCACAAGATTGACTTTAGCTTGTAAATCCACGGCGCTAAGAGCACTGTACGCATTAAGCCTTCCATATCCAGATACTAAATCTTTTCCGACAGGCAGTTCTTCTTCCGGGATTATGATTTCTCCATCTTCTGGTTGATAGTCCTCATAAGGGTCTACATTATCTTCTTCTTCAAAAGCGACATATTCCGATGTCTCATGAAGGATTTCCCTTACTTCATTCACTTTCAACCCAGGGTTTCCGGATAATAACAGAGCTGTAGCTGCCGCAACATGGGGAGTTGCCATTGATGTACCATCCATATAGGTAACATTCCCATTAGGCACAAGGCTCGGGATGCCTGTCCCTGGAGCGACCATGTCCAATTTCGATCCATAATTGGAATAATCGGATACTAAATCAAGAGCATTGGTTGCACCGACGGATATGGCGTATTTAGATGATGCAGGATAAGAAAGACCATCCATCCCATCATTACCGCTTGCTACGACAACCATTACATTCTTGGCAGCGGCATGTTTCAAGGCATATTCAATCGTCCTGCTATATTCTCCGCCCAAGCTAAGGTTTATGACCTTTGCACCATGATCCACGGCATATTTAATGCCTAGTGCAATTTTCTCATTGTCTCCAAATCCTGAAGAGTCCAAGACCTTCACAGGCATGATTTTAGCTACTGGATTGATTCCTTGCATGGAATATCCATTATCCGCTTTGGCAGCGATGATTCCGGATACATGTGTACCATGGCCATTGTCATCGATTGCTTTTTCTTTCTTATCGATGAAGTTCTTACCTGACTCCATTTCAACGACACCCTGTAGATCTGCAAGTGAATCATCGACACCTGTGTCGATGACCGCTACCAATGTATCTTTTAAATTACGTTTCTTAATAAGGTTCTGCAGTTTTTCGTTATCGATGTCCGCTCCCTTTATGCCTTCTTCCCCACCGGCATTATCTAAAGACCATTGATACGGTGATTGTATGTCGGCAGAAAATGCTTTGTACGTTTTTACCGGTTCGATATATTCCACTTCTGGAAGTTTTTCGATACCGGATAGTGCTGCTGTGCTCATTTTAGCTTGGTTCTTTAACTCTACTACATACATATCATCATACAGAACCTCTTGTTGCTTAGGTGCCGATAATGTTCCATATCCTTTTCCACTTACCTTGGATTGGACAGCGCTTAATGACTTCCCTGGTTTAAGTTTGACGATATATTTGTTCTTTACATTTTTCGAAGCCGGAAGTTCGATTCCCGCTTTGCTTGCGATGTCGACGATTCTTTCACCTGCAAGCTTATCAAGATTGACTTTCTTTGCAATGGCTTCCATATCCTTTTTCAATCCGGCTGGAGCGACGTCTGTCGACTTTTTGAATAAGGCCTTAATTGCTTCTTGCTGCTTGTTGCTAATGACTGCCGTACTGCTTGCTCCATTTTCATTAAGATCCTCAATAAGGGGCTTAACCTCGACTAAGTGATTATAAACGGCTTCCCTTGCCGTTTTATTCCCGGCAAGATGAAGAGCCAGGAATGGCGAAGCTTTATAGTATAAAGAGGAAAGGGTACGTCCCTCAGGCGACTTCGTGAGAACCTCATCTCTAAACACGCGGAGTGTTTTCAACATGGATTCTCCCGTTTTCTTATCGTTTACACTCACTTCAACCGGGCATGATTCGAGATCCTCCCCTTCGTCCCCGGCAGATGGTGGCAATGTTACTGAATGCGCATTGATGGAGTATTCAGCTACATTTTCCGCATCCGGGATCGGATTTCCCTCATCATCCGTATCGCCGAAATATTCAACTTTAACATAATATGTGCCTTCCCAAGCATATGGGAAATCGATTACAGCTTTTTCATCAGGATAAGAAGAGACAATATAATTGCTCTCATCTTTTTCTGCTTTTTCTTTATCTTGATATACGGAGATATTCAAGATTTTGTCCGAATTGACTTCGAACTCAATATGGGAGAACTTTTGTATTTCTTCTGTTGTGGGACTGATTTGATACCATTGAACATCCGGTTTTTCAAACTTTCCGTCCAGAGTGTCCCCATTTTTGATCGTTTTTACATTTTCAATGGGTGTTGCAGGTGCAGCTTGAGAATTTAGCGGTACCATCAAGCTGAAAATCAGTGCAAAAATTAGTACACACGCCGTAATTCGACTCACATTCTTAAATTTCACGGTTTCCCCTCCAATAATTGGTTAAAAAATAACAGTACTATACCAAACTATCACACTGTAAAATTTTATCAACCAATTTTTTCCCTTTTTTATGTCAAATGCTTGATTTATTTGTCCATCAAGCCAAAAAATGATTCACATGTACCAATTAAGCAAGATATTTGAGTTCCGATGGTCATCTCATGACGATAGTCGTTGCCAACATCTGATAGATTCAAATCGGTGGAAATCCTAACATGACCTATTTCCTAATGGCCGGCCAATGACTGCGAAAAAAAAGCTGCCCCAGCAGTTAAAATATGCGGGACAGCTTGCAATCATTTTTATTTAGTTTGCGACGATATTGACTAATTTGCCTGGTACGGCAATCACTTTACGAATGGTTTTCCCATCGATTTGTTCTTTGATGGAATCATCACCCATCGCGATTTCTTCCAGTTTTTCTTTCGTAGTGTCAGTCGGCACCATTAATTTCGCTTTGACTTTTCCGTTGATTTGGATGACGATTTCGACTTCGTTATCCACTAACTTCGCTTCGTCGAAAGCCGGCCATGTTCCGTATGTGATGCTTTCGGAATGGTCCAGTTTAGACCAAATTTCCTCGGCGATGTGCGGTGCAACTGGTGCAAGCAGTTTTACGAAGCCTTCGACATATACTTTAGGAAGCGAATCCGCTTTATAAGCATCATTAATGAATACCATCAATTGTGAAATCGCCGTATTGAATTTCAATTCCTCATAGTTCTCGGTCACTTTTTTAACCGTTTGATGATAGACTTTTTCGAGCTTGCCCGTGTCATCCGTCTCTGTCATCTTATCTGTGATCGTACCGTCATCGTTGACCAATAAACGCCAGATACGGTCAAGGAATCTGCGAGAACCGTCCAATCCGTTTGTGGACCAGGCAATCGAAGCATCCAATGGCCCCATGAACATTTCGTACATGCGAAGTGTATCGGCACCATGGCTTTCAACGATATCATCCGGGTTCACGACATTCCCTTTGGATTTACTCATTTTTTCATTATTCTCGCCAAGGATCATTCCTTGGTTGAATAGGTTTTGGAATGGTTCCTTCGTTGGCACGACACCGATATCATACAGGAATTTATGCCAGAAACGAGCGTAAAGCAAGTGAAGCACCGCATGCTCGGCGCCGCCGATATAAATGTCGACCGGCATCCATTCTTTTAATTTTTCAGGATCTGCAAGTGCTTCCTTGTTGTCCGGATCGATATAACGTAGGAAGTACCAGCTGCTGCCTGCCCACTGTGGCATCGTGTTTGTCTCACGGCGCCCTTTTCGTCCGTTTTCATCCGTTACATTCACCCATTCCGATATGTTCGCAAGTGGTGATTCGCCTGTACCTGAAGGCTTGATGTCCGTAGCTTTCGGTAAAATCAGCGGAAGATCTTCTTCCTTCACTGGAGACATCGTGCCGTCTTCCCAATGGATGATTGGAATCGGTTCACCCCAGTAACGCTGACGGCTGAATAACCAATCGCGAAGGCGGTATGTTATTTTCTTCGTTCCGATTTCTTTTTCTTCCAGCCATTTGATCATGGTCGTAATGGCTTCTTCTTTATTCAATCCATCAAGGAATTCCGAATTCACATGAAGTCCATCGCCTGTATATGCTTCACTTGTAACGTCTCCGCCAGCTACGACTTCCTTGATTGGCAAGTCGAACTTGACTGCAAATTCATAATCACGCTCATCATGGGCAGGAACGGCCATGATTGCTCCTGTTCCGTAGCTGATCAACACGTAATCGGCAATCCAGATCGGCATTTTTTCGCCGTTTACCGGGTTAATGGCATAAGCCCCCGTGAACACGCCTGATTTATCCTTTGCCAAGTCTGTTCTTTCCAAGTCGCTTTTATGTTTCACTTCATCTAAATAGGCTTCAACTGCCGCCCTTTGATCAGCCGTCGTAATTTTATCGACAAACTGATGTTCAGGTGCCAATACGGCATATGTTGCACCGAATAACGTATCCGGACGAGTCGTGAACACCGTGAATGATTCATCGAAGCCATCGATATTGAATGTAACCTCCGCTCCCTCAGAACGGCCAATCCAGTTACGCTGCATATCCTTGATGTTTTCCGGCCAATCCACATCATTCAGATCATCGATTAAGCGGTCCGCATACGCCGTGATACGAAGCATCCACTGTTTCATCGGACGGCGCTCGACCGGATGGCCCCCACGTTCACTTTTCCCATCGATGACTTCTTCGTTAGCCAATACCGTGCCAAGTGCCGGACACCAGTTAACGGCCACTTCATCAATATATGCAAGGCCCTTTTCATATAATTTCAAGAAGATCCATTGCGTCCATTTGTAATAGTCGGGATCTGTCGTGTTTATTTCGCGATCCCAGTCATAAGAAAAACCAAGGGCTTTGATTTGGCGGCGGAACGTGTTGATGTTGTGCTCCGTGAATTCAGCCGGATCATTTCCCGTATCGATCGCATATTGCTCTGCAGGAAGTCCAAAAGCGTCCCAGCCGATCGGGTGCAATACATTATACCCCTGCGCCCGTTTCATCCGTGCCAGGATATCGCTTGCCGTATAACCTTCCGGGTGCCCTACATGAAGACCGGCCCCTGAAGGATACGGGAACATATCCAGGGCGTAGAATTTGCGTTTGCCGCTTTCTTCACCCGTTTTGAATGTCTTATTGCCTTCCCAATACTTTTGCCATTTCGTTTCTATGCTTCTATGGTCAAAACTCATATGATTTCCTCCTAATTTCCGTATAAAAAACAATAAAAAACCCCTCATCCCAAAATAGGGACGAGAGGATTATGTATATCTTCCCGCGGTACCACCCACATTGGCGATAGCTAAAATCCGCCCAGCTTAAAACATCCGTAACATGGATTGAAACGCCAGGCATTACTTTTCACCTTCACACCCGGGACTCCAAGGCGAGTTCACGACCATCCCAGGTTGACTTGCACCACCCGTCAACTCTCTTTACTGGTTTAAACCGCTACTATTCCTCATCATAGTCTTTATGAGAATATTGCATTTTATTTCATTCTAGTCAATTTCACCGATAATTGCAATAGCCGTACATAAACATTATCGACAGGTTTTTCATTATATATGCGAATTCAAGAAAAATTGTGCAAAAAAAGGGAGCTATTCATTCATAGCTCCCTTGCTTCCCTTTAATGTCGCAGTAAAATCATTTCATTCCTCAATTCATTCAACTGCTGCTGCATCCGAGTAAGCATATCCCGTTGTTGGGCATTAGCGCTGTTGTATAATCGTTCCATATCCGTCAATGCCTCTTCGATATACCTCTGCGAATTTTGAAATTGTTCATCATCATAATGCTCCTGCCGTGAGGCTTCGTTAAATTCATACTCTGCAAAATGGAGAGCTCCTTCACATTGCTCTAAAAAATGATCGACGGATTGTCTGGTTGCCATTACAAACCCTCTCCTTCGCGTCTCATTTGGATGATTCGGAATCATCTTCATTAGTTTGAGCAATTAACGAGTGGATTATCATTTTTTTTGAGCAATCATCCTTTATCCCAAAACTTTTCCCCTTGATGTGAAATGAACCGCTCGATCCATTCGGCAAAGCCCATATGGAGTTTCTCGCCTTCTTCAAAATCATCGATATGGCCTTTTACCATTAAATACTCCTTATCGCCTTTAGCGACGGCTTCCCCATCGATGACGATATTATCTTGATAAATGCAGGCCACTTTATAGCATCCCTCGTAGGAATTTTCATATGTGTAATTAATAATATCATCCAGACTGTATAAATCATTTTCCCCACCCGATTCCACATTATCGAACAGACGGCATCCATTGGTTATTTTTAAAAACTCCTTATAATCCTCGGGCAGAAGCAGTCCGGTTTTCTTTTCAAAGGAATGAATTTGTTCATCCGAAGCAGGTGAATTGAAGGTGCAAGTGGCTTTGTATATGAACCCATCTTCATTTACTTCGATCACCTGATTATTTTCGGCTAATTTCTTTTTCATTTGATTAATTGCTTCTTCAACTTGACCGGTCATGTCCATCAGCTCCCGATTGGATATAGTCATTCAAAGATATACTGGAAATAGCAGCAAAATGTTTAGCCTTCAAGTATACAGTATACGCTTATTTTTCAAAAAAAGACCTAGCTGCGAGAATGTTGTATAATATATGTTGCGCTTTATTTTATTTAGGAGGTTGCTGATTTGAATCAAGCAAACCCGTTTATATATGCAACGGATAACAAACGATATCATACATGGAATTACCACCTGAGGGAACATTTTGGACATAAGGTCTTTAAAGTTGCCCTGGATGGCGGTTTTGACTGTCCGAACCGTGATGGCACCGTCGCACATGGCGGCTGTACCTTCTGCAGTGCCTCAGGCTCTGGTGACTTTGCGGGCAACAGGGTTGAACCCCTCGACGTCCAGTTTAAGAAGATCAGCGAACGGATGCATCATAAATGGAAAGATGGAAAATATATGGCCTATTTCCAAGCGTTCACGAATACGCATGCACCCGTGGCAGAGCTTCGCGAGAAATATGAAAGTGTATTGACCCAGGAAGGTGTCGTCGGACTCTCGATCGCGACACGCCCGGATTGCCTTCCAGATGATGTAGTCGAGTATTTAGCGGAATTGAACGAACGCACCTACCTTTGGGTGGAGCTTGGTCTCCAGACGGTTCATGAAAAGACCGCAACGATGATCAACCGTGCCCATGACTTCGATTGCTACAAAGAAGGCGTCGATAAACTGCGCAAACACGGCATCCGCATATGCTCCCATATCATCAATGGCCTTCCTCAGGAAGATTACGGCATGATGATGGAAACAGCCCGTGAAGTTGCCAAACTCGATGTGCAGGGGATAAAAATCCATTTACTTCATCTATTAAAAGGAACACCGATGGTCAAACAATATGAAAAGGGCATGCTCGAGTTTCTTGACCGTGACGATTATGTCAGCCTGGTATGTGACCAGCTCGAAATAATCCCTCCAGAAATGATCGTTCACCGCATTACGGGTGACGGTCCGATCGATTTGATGATCGGTCCAATGTGGAGCGTTAATAAATGGGATGTCTTGAATGCCATTGACGCCGAATTGAAACGCCGCAATAGCTGGCAGGGAAAAAATCATCACACGGAGGTACAATCATGAAGCTTGATCGAATTTTGCCATTCGCCAGGATTCTGCTGGAAAAAGCGGTCCGCCCCGGGGATATAACCATAGATGGCACGATGGGCAACGGTTTTGATACGGCCTTTCTTGCAGGGCTTACAGGTGTAAACGGACATGTCTATAGTTTTGATATTCAGAAAGAAGCGATCCAAACCACAGCGGCGAAACTGAACGCGGAGAATTTACAAGAGCGCTGCACCCTCATTCACGATGGGCATGAACATATAAGCAAATACATCAGGAAAGAACATTCCGGAAAGATCACAGGTGCCATTTTCAACCTAGGCTACCTTCCTGGCGGAGACAAATCAATCATCACCCAAGCCGATACGACGATATCAGCCATTGAACAGCTGTTCGAACTGCTGGCACCTGAAGGCATCATCATCCTCGTCATTTACCATGGTCATCCGGGGGGATCGGAAGAACGGGATGCATTGATGGATTATGTAGAGAACTTCCCTCAACAAAAAGCCCATATCCTGAAATACGGGTTCATCAACCAAGCAAACAATCCGCCATTCATTGTCGCGATTGAAAAGAGATGAAAGACTTTTGACACCGTTCAATACGAACGGTGTTTTTTCAATCCCACCACGCAGGCAGCAGAATTACCAATCATAACTTTTTGAATTTTTCGTCTATAATGATTATAATGATAGAAAATAGATAAGAGGGTGCAGAAGATGGAACATTTGCCTACTTCAATACTGACGGATATACTGACTGAAAAAATCAAAAGGGATTCAAGTGAGCAATACGGGAATTTTGTCAGCTCGCTTAACTCGTTGACAGAAAAACAAAAAACCATGGAGGACCTCAAACAATTCGATCATCATTTTGATAAGTTCCTGCCACAGCTCGATTTAATGATTTCCACCCAAAACCATGAAGCAATCATGAATATGAAAGCGACGCTTTTGGACCTATTCGCCAATGACTTGACCTTCAAATCCATTTATCTTCTATCGACCGCATTATCCAATAAAAAAGAACTTACACATTTAAACCAATTTATGTATCCGGTTACTTTCTGGGCACCGGTCATCAAATCGAACGAAATGCTTAAAAACGCAGGCTGAACCAAATAAAAACAAGCTGCCGAGATCTAACTTCGGCAGCTTTTTCATTTATCGTGACAGTATGTACTGATCAAACGACATACCCTAATATCTTTAAACGGTTCTCAACAAAACTCAGCGCATATTGAAATACATCATCACGCTCTGGTTCATTGAAGATTTCATGATAAAGCTTCGGCCATTCCTTATATTGCTTTTCACTGGCCAAGTTATAATTAAACCACTCACGAACCGCCTTCTTATTCACGATTCGGTCATCTCCGCCCTGCATGACCAAAAGCGGCACATCCTGAAATTCAGGAATCTCTTCAAAAGCATCCTTCATGGCCTGTGCAAGCTCCCGATACCAACGAATCGAAACCTTTGTGATATATAATGTATCGTTTCTATCGGATTCACGAACTTCCGCACTCCTCGTCGCCATTTCAGGTGTCAATCCGGAATCTACCCTGAACATAGGCATCATGATGTTCAAACCATGCGAGATGGTTGTAAGGAACTTCCGCGGCTTCGTCACGAGGCCCAAGCATGGAGATGAAAGAATCACCCCTGCAATGTCCCATTCCTCTTCCTGAAGAAGGCGTATCGAAATCAAACCGCCCATGCTGTGTCCAAGTAAAAAGACCGGCAACGAATATTCGTAAGCCTCTTCTATCCAGCTTTTCACTTCGTCCAAATACTCATCAAAGGAATCGATATGTCCCCGGTAGGCGCGAGTTGTCATACCCTGCCCAGGAAGGTCGCCCATGACGACATGGTATCCAGCTGAAAGCCACATTTGTGTTACCCACTTATAACGTCCGTGATGTTCCATTGCCCCATGAATGATGACAATAACGCCCTTTGCGTCTCCTTCTGTCTCCCATTTCCACATACGAAATCCCCCTTTCACTTTTCACTTGATGTATACGATCCATGATAGTCAAAATAATATATATAAATTATAACCATATTCGTGATTTTCGACAAAAAAGAAATCTAACAAGTTGTACATTGCTATTATAAATAGCCAAGTGTATTTGCATACGGTATATTAAAATAATACATAAAAACATTCACTTCGGAAAGGAAATGATTGAAAATGATTATTTATCCGTATAAAGGCAAAGAACCTGAAATCGCTGAAAGCGCTTATATTGCTGAAAATGCTGTCGTGACAGGTGACGTCAAAATCGGCGACGAAACATCCATTTGGTTCAATTCCGTCATTCGCGGTGATGTATCCCCAACCATCATTGGGAAAAAGGTCAGTATACAGGATAACAGCATCCTGCACCAAAGCCCAAATAATCCATTGATCATCGAGGATGAAGTAACCATTGGCCATCAGGTCATTTTACATAGCTGTAAAATCCGCAAAGGAGCTTTGATTGGCATGGGATCGATCGTACTAGATGAAGCCGAAATCGGCGAAGGGGCCTTCATCGGTGCCGGCAGTCTCGTTCCCCAAGGTAAAGTCATACCACCGAACATGTTGGCATTCGGACGTCCAGCTAAAGTCATTCGCGAAATCAACGAAGAAGATCGCCAGGATATGGAACGCATCGTACGTGAATACGCCGAAAAAGGCCAATACTATAAAACGGCCGAACGAATAAAATGAATTGACTGAAAGTTACGAGTATTGTACTGAAACTCACGAGTAAACGTTCCAAACTCACGAGTAAACCGCTCTAATTCACGAGTAATTGCTACAAACTCACGAGTAAACCGCTCTAACTCACGAGTAAATGGCTCTAATTCACGAGTAAGGCTAAAAACTCACGAATAAACTACTCTAACTCACGAGTAAACGGCTCTAATTCACGAGTAAAGCTACAAACTCACGAGTAAATGGCTCTAATTCACGAGTAAACCGCTCTAACTCACGAGTAATTGCTACAAACTCACGAGTAAACTACTCTAACTCACGAGTAAATGGCTCTAATTCACGAGTAAACCGCTCTAACTCAAGAGTAAACCGCTCTAACTCACTCGTAGTTGACCCAAACAAACTTGTAAATGCCCCTTACTCACGGCGTATTGCACGTAAGTTGAATTTCTTTGGGATTTCTTGAATTATTCCCGGTGAAGGCAAAATCAATCCATAAAAAAGGTGCCCCGCTAATTGCG
The DNA window shown above is from Peribacillus sp. FSL P2-0133 and carries:
- a CDS encoding gamma carbonic anhydrase family protein, which translates into the protein MIYPYKGKEPEIAESAYIAENAVVTGDVKIGDETSIWFNSVIRGDVSPTIIGKKVSIQDNSILHQSPNNPLIIEDEVTIGHQVILHSCKIRKGALIGMGSIVLDEAEIGEGAFIGAGSLVPQGKVIPPNMLAFGRPAKVIREINEEDRQDMERIVREYAEKGQYYKTAERIK